A window of Cellulosimicrobium protaetiae genomic DNA:
CATGCCGGGGGACGCGATGTCGAACCTCGGCCCGCCGACGGCGCCCGTCGTCCTGCACGCGGTCGCGCTCGTCGCGCTCGCGCTCGCCGCCCGAGGTCCGCTCGCGCGCTGGGCGGACGGGCGCGGCCGGGCCGTCGTCGCGGGCCTCGCCCGCCGGTCCATGACGGTGTACCTGTGGCACCTCACGGCGATGATCGTCGTCGTGGGGACGGTGCTCGTGGTGCTCGGCCAGGAGCTCCCGGCGCCGGGCGGCGCCGACTGGTGGGCGAGCCGACCCGTGTGGTTCGGCGCCTTCGCGCTCGTGCTCCTGGGCATCTCCCGGGCGGTCGGCCGCTTCGAGGACGCACGCCCCGCGCAACCTGTCAGCGCGTCGTCGCGCTCGGTCACGACGAGGCGCTGACGGGTGCGGGTCAGCGTGTCGGGTCGGGGACGGAGTAGGGGAGCCGGTGGAGCAGCTCGGCCTGTTCGTGCGCCGCGGCCTGCGCGCGCTGCGCCGTGGCCCGGTCCCGGTCCCGGCGCTCGGCGAGCACGGCCAGGAGGAACGTCTCGGGGTGCGTCCCGGGCGGCGGGCCCGGCGCGACGTACCGTTCGACCTGCCCCGCGAGCTCCTGCCCGAGCCGCGCCCGAGACGCCGGGTGCAGCCGGTCAGCGCGCCCCAGGAACTGCCGCGCGGCGAGCGCGAGACCGTCGGGGAGCCGCCGCATGTCGGCGTGCGACGCCCAGGCGCCGAGGAACGGCGGCATGACGAGCGGCACGAGCGTCGGCCGCCCGCCCCGCACCCGGATCGCGTACGTCCCGGCGGCCATGTCGCCGAGCCGCTTGCCCTTGTCGTTCGTCAACGACGCGACCAGCGCCACCGAGCCGAAGGTCAGCCAGATCTCGCCCACCCCGACCAGGGCGCGCAGGAACGCGTGCCGGAAGCGGACCGGGCCGCCGTCGTCGCGCACGACCCGGATGCCGAGCGCGAGCTTGCCGAGCGACCGCCCGCGCGACAGCGTCTCGACCGTCGTCGGGATCACGACCATGACGAGGACCGAGAACGCGATGACGATCGCCGTGGCCATGTCGAGCTCGAGCGAGTCGAGCGACCACGCGAACGCGAAGAGCGACGCGAGGACGAGCACGAGCAGGACCAGCATGTCGAGGAAGAGCGCGAGCCCGCGCGTCGCGAACGACGCGGGCCGGGCGTCGAGGACGACGCCCTCGCCGATCAGGATGCCGTCGCGCACGTCCGCCTCGCTCTCGTCGTCACGGGCCCAGCACCCGCCGTCGGTCGGCGCACCGGCGGCACGCCCCGTGTGGCAGGGTATCGGTCGTGGACCTCGACGCTCTCCGTGCGGCACGTTCCCGGGTGGTGCCCGGCTGATGGACATCGACG
This region includes:
- a CDS encoding RDD family protein, translating into MRDGILIGEGVVLDARPASFATRGLALFLDMLVLLVLVLASLFAFAWSLDSLELDMATAIVIAFSVLVMVVIPTTVETLSRGRSLGKLALGIRVVRDDGGPVRFRHAFLRALVGVGEIWLTFGSVALVASLTNDKGKRLGDMAAGTYAIRVRGGRPTLVPLVMPPFLGAWASHADMRRLPDGLALAARQFLGRADRLHPASRARLGQELAGQVERYVAPGPPPGTHPETFLLAVLAERRDRDRATAQRAQAAAHEQAELLHRLPYSVPDPTR